A genomic window from Streptomyces broussonetiae includes:
- a CDS encoding response regulator, protein MTRVLVVDDEPQIVRALVINLKARKYEVDAAPDGRTALELAASRHPDVVVLDLGLPDMDGVEVIKGLRGWTRVPILVLSARHSSDEKVEALDAGADDYVTKPFGMDELLARLRASVRRAEPVGPGEEDLTTVETEGFTVDLAAKKVNRAGRDVRLTPTEWHLLEVLVRNTGRLVSQKQLLQEVWGPSYGTETNYLRVYMAQLRRKLETDPSHPKHFITEPGMGYRFEK, encoded by the coding sequence ATGACCCGGGTGCTCGTGGTCGACGACGAGCCGCAGATCGTGCGCGCCCTCGTGATCAACCTCAAGGCACGCAAGTACGAGGTCGACGCGGCCCCCGACGGTCGTACCGCCCTCGAACTCGCCGCCTCCCGCCACCCCGACGTCGTCGTGCTCGACCTGGGCCTGCCCGACATGGACGGCGTCGAGGTGATCAAGGGCCTGCGCGGCTGGACGCGTGTGCCCATCCTGGTGCTGTCCGCCCGCCACTCCTCCGACGAGAAGGTCGAGGCGCTGGACGCCGGCGCCGACGACTACGTCACCAAGCCCTTCGGCATGGACGAGCTGCTGGCCCGGCTGCGGGCCTCCGTGCGCCGGGCCGAGCCGGTCGGGCCCGGCGAGGAGGACCTGACGACCGTGGAGACCGAGGGCTTCACGGTCGACCTGGCCGCCAAGAAGGTCAACCGCGCGGGCAGGGACGTCCGGCTCACCCCGACCGAGTGGCACCTCCTGGAGGTCCTGGTCCGCAACACCGGCCGGCTGGTCAGCCAGAAGCAGCTGCTGCAGGAGGTGTGGGGGCCGTCGTACGGCACCGAGACCAACTACCTGCGTGTGTACATGGCCCAGCTGCGCCGCAAGCTGGAGACGGACCCCTCGCACCCCAAGCACTTCATCACGGAGCCGGGAATGGGGTACCGGTTCGAGAAGTGA
- a CDS encoding DUF3159 domain-containing protein, translated as MTSLDKPTEDAGQRQADDARAVTEAALFEAFGGVRGMVETVVPGLLFIAIFTVNKNLHVSAIAALIVSLVLVVVRLVMKDTVKHAFSGVFGVVFGVVFAMFTGNAKDFYLPGMLYTLGLALAYIITTLAGVPLIGLILGPVFKENLSWRTRNPGRKKAYAKASWAWGLILLAKCAILFPLYWWSDTTKLGWVLVALKIPPFLLAVWLTWVFLVKAPAPIDVFAEMEAEEKAAEERKAALAAEGGEQAGGRHRR; from the coding sequence GTGACGTCCCTCGACAAGCCGACCGAAGACGCCGGTCAGCGGCAGGCCGACGATGCCAGGGCGGTGACCGAGGCCGCGCTGTTCGAGGCGTTCGGCGGCGTTCGCGGCATGGTCGAGACGGTCGTGCCGGGCCTGCTCTTCATCGCGATCTTCACGGTCAACAAGAACCTGCACGTCTCGGCGATCGCCGCGCTGATCGTCTCCCTGGTCCTGGTCGTGGTCCGGCTCGTCATGAAGGACACCGTCAAGCACGCCTTCAGCGGTGTCTTCGGCGTGGTCTTCGGTGTCGTCTTCGCGATGTTCACCGGCAACGCCAAGGACTTCTACCTCCCCGGCATGCTCTACACGCTGGGCCTGGCGCTGGCGTACATCATCACCACCCTCGCCGGTGTGCCCCTGATCGGCCTCATCCTCGGCCCGGTCTTCAAGGAGAACCTCTCCTGGCGCACCCGCAACCCCGGCCGCAAGAAGGCCTACGCGAAGGCCAGTTGGGCCTGGGGCCTGATCCTGCTCGCCAAGTGCGCGATCCTCTTCCCGCTGTACTGGTGGTCCGACACCACCAAGCTCGGCTGGGTCCTGGTCGCCCTCAAGATCCCGCCGTTCCTGCTGGCGGTCTGGCTCACCTGGGTCTTCCTCGTGAAGGCGCCCGCGCCGATCGACGTGTTCGCGGAGATGGAGGCGGAGGAGAAGGCGGCCGAGGAGAGGAAGGCCGCGCTGGCCGCCGAGGGCGGCGAGCAGGCGGGCGGACGCCACCGCCGATAG
- a CDS encoding OB-fold nucleic acid binding domain-containing protein, giving the protein MSAVPRSEKPAGRFRRMLDRLSSSQEDLESEELREDAETAGCTRIGDCQDRQIVTVTGTLRTVTLRPRAGVPALEAELFDGSAALDVVWLGRRSIVGIEPGRRLIASGRISLSRGRRVLFNPKYELRPLGRE; this is encoded by the coding sequence ATGAGTGCTGTTCCTCGTTCCGAAAAGCCGGCAGGCCGGTTCCGGCGCATGCTCGACCGGCTTTCCTCGTCGCAGGAGGACCTGGAGTCGGAGGAGCTGCGGGAGGACGCCGAGACTGCCGGCTGCACCCGGATCGGCGACTGCCAGGACCGGCAGATCGTCACGGTAACTGGTACCTTGCGCACGGTCACCCTGCGTCCGCGCGCCGGAGTGCCGGCCCTGGAGGCGGAGCTGTTCGACGGCTCCGCGGCGCTGGACGTGGTGTGGCTCGGCAGGCGTTCCATCGTGGGCATAGAACCGGGGCGCAGGCTGATCGCATCGGGCCGGATCTCGCTGAGCCGGGGCCGCCGCGTGCTGTTCAACCCGAAATACGAACTGCGACCCCTCGGACGGGAGTAG